The Zerene cesonia ecotype Mississippi chromosome 19, Zerene_cesonia_1.1, whole genome shotgun sequence genome has a window encoding:
- the LOC119834554 gene encoding spondin-1-like, with amino-acid sequence MWSVAYLLTMLKYLGWKIACLVLIFELCQCNENVCDRRPLGTKTEPLPPDNRFQIEIVGIGNNMRYIPLRQYRVRLSATGEGSTFIAFTIAAREDTKYNDKNPRKPILLDAGSIKVSPDFPSIPSPNCKNSVIQSDITPKKFVEVLWLAPPKDNKCVTIYAVLAVKPDVWYNFEGPLSKRVCEDRRNVEDMQPPENDDCHTCEDAKYLLTFDGIWSYNTHPQMFPKTREMARFSDVVGATHNKNYNIFNSNSVASLGLKMLAEQGNTTKLEMEILAQLGSSVRSLIKASGQPKPNMATTTTFRVSKEYHLVSLVTAILPSPDWFLGVSNMEMCDASSGTWAPNLTLNIYPLDAGTDSGATFEASNDDTMPPQQVASAPINKEVPKEQMKPFAKLRFELIRTYLTSACQTETSPTPDTRVLEKDFSENSNIPQTSPVPEEPILPIDPDSSSDCPITEWEDWLPCEGECVGDKLQGFQSRFRYHIVDDVPVGKYSENSASFADKEVSPYCLENYDDSEIQECEDTCDEDEDENA; translated from the exons ATGTGGTCTGTAGCTTATTTGTTGacaatgttgaaatatttgG GTTGGAAAATCGCATGCTTGGTTTTAATTTTCGAATTATGTCAATGTAACGAAAACGTTTGTGATCGACGTCCATTGGGTACTAAGACGGAGCCCTTGCCACCGGACAACAGATTCCAAATTGAAATAGTCGGAATTGGAAATAACATGCGCTATATACCCTTACGACAGTATCGAG TTCGTCTTTCCGCAACGGGTGAGGGTTCaacatttattgcttttacaaTAGCAGCTCGTGAAGATACCAAATATAACGATAAAAATCCTAGAAAACCAATACTACTAGATGCAGGTTCCATTAAAGTCTCTCCCGATTTTCCTTCAATACCGAGTCCTAATTGCAAGAATTCAGTAATACAATCGGATATCACTCCTAAAAAATTCGTTGAG GTATTATGGCTAGCACCCCCCAAAGACAATAAATGCGTTACGATATATGCAGTTTTGGCGGTAAAACCAGATGTGTGGTACAATTTCGAAGGACCACTATCCAAGCGTGTCTGTGAGGATCGTCGTAATGTAGAGGACATGCAACCGCCAGAAAACGATGACTGTCACACTTGTGAAGATGCTAAATATTTG CTCACATTTGATGGTATTTGGTCCTACAACACACACCCGCAGATGTTTCCAAAGACAAGAGAGATGGCTCGCTTCAGTGACGTGGTCGGTGCGACCCacaataagaattataatatatttaattccaaCTCCGTAGCAAGCTTAGGGCTGAAGATGTTAGCTGAACAAGGCAATACGACTAAATTGGAGATGGAGATACTAGCTCAG ttaGGGTCATCAGTTCGCTCGCTTATAAAGGCGTCTGGGCAACCAAAGCCCAATATggcaacaacaacaacattcAGGGTATCTAAAGAATATCACCTCGTGTCGCTAGTGACAGCTATACTGCCGTCACCTGATTGGTTCCTTGGAGTCTCTAATATGGAGATGTGTGATGCGTCAAGTGGTACTTGGGCACCAAATTTGACCTTGAATATTTATCCGTTGGATGCCGGTACGGACAGCGGTGCAACGTTTGAG GCATCAAACGACGACACTATGCCACCGCAACAGGTTGCCTCTGCGCCGATTAATAAGGAAGTACCCAAGGAACAAATGAAGCCATTTGCAAAGCTGAGATTTGAGCTGATAAGAACTTACTTGACATCAGCATGCCAAACGGAAACTTCTCCAACTCCAGACACAAGAG TATTAGAAAAAGATTTTAGTGAAAACAGTAATATTCCTCAGACATCACCTGTACCGGa GGAACCGATACTTCCTATAGATCCGGATTCTTCATCAGATTGTCCCATTACGGAGTGGGAGGACTGGTTGCCTTGTGAAGGGGAGTGTGTGGGCGACAAATTGCAAGGTTTCCAAAGTCGCTTCCGGTATCATATTGTTGATGATGTTCCCGTAGGAAAATATAGTGAAAAC AGCGCTTCATTCGCTGATAAAGAAGTTTCGCCGTATTGTTTAGAAAATTACGACGACAGTGAGATACAAGAATGTGAAGATACATGTGATGAAGATGAGGATGAAAATGCTTAG